In Aegilops tauschii subsp. strangulata cultivar AL8/78 chromosome 3, Aet v6.0, whole genome shotgun sequence, one genomic interval encodes:
- the LOC123497584 gene encoding uncharacterized protein — MSAASGYVAVPHCPVIFDGTNYTEFAGFMCIHMRGIRLWGVLSSEVCCPPRPVPPVAPTPPTPLVLPTDATQAAKDAAKLADETVDRAYDERVLAYEEALQTYHGALSVYTQWLDDDARAAAVLTASVLPQFASEFLGLPTVFQMWTCLRQRYEPSGDALYLSVVRQEHALQQGDSTVDDFYAQSSAIWRQLDSLCSAGCRTCPCCQAVQANLEFHRVYEFLSRAEFEPRRAQLFARGRISLMEALSEIHAEETRLRGAGLLEVPSVLATRASSTPPAAPPHSRSSAPPLLPTPSGGSGRPRSHCDYCNIDGHIESQCYTKRKHLRKARSSSSGTSSSPSTASAIALTEQDILRLKRLLAASGSSSTGTAGSVTDASRTEHPPSTQSGSSHAHSGWGWPSPP; from the exons atgtctGCTGCATCGGGCTATGTTGCTGTCCCTCACTGTCCGGTGATCTTCGATGGTACCAACTACACCGAGTTCGCTGGCTTCATGTGCATTCACATGCGCGGCATTCGTCTCTGGGGTGTTCTTTCTAGCGAGGTCTGCTGTCCGCCACGTCCGGTCCCTCCGGTGGCCCCTACTCCGCCGACTCCACTGGTTCTTCCTACGGATGCTACTCAGGCCGCCAAGGATGCGGCTAAGCTTGCTGATGAGACTGTTGATCGTGCTTATGATGAGAGGGTTTTGGCTTATGAGGAGGCTCTTCAGACGTATCATGGTGCTTTGTCTGTTTACACCCAGTGGCTTGatgatgatgctcgtgctgcagctgttctcactgctagtgttctgcctcagtttgcttctgagtttctgggtcttcctactgtctttcagatgtggacctgtcttcgtcagcgctatgagccctctggtgatgccttatacctttctgtggtgcgtcaggagcatgctcttcagcagggtgactCTACTGTTGATGACTTTTATGCACAGAGTTCTGCTATCTGGCGCCAGCTTGATTCTCTCTGCAGTGCTGGTTGTCGTACTTGCCCCTGCTGCCAGGCTGTCCAGGCCAACTTGGAGTTTCATCGCGTCTACGAGTTCCTGTCTCGCGCCGAGTTTGAGCCCCGGCGTGCTCAGTTGTTTGCTCGTGGCCGCATTTCTCTCATGGAGGCGCTTTCAGAGATTCATGCTGAGGAGACTCGCTTACGTGGTGCTGGTTTGCTGGAGGTTCCCTCTGTGCTTGCTACTCGGGCTTCTTCCACTCCACCTGCTGCACCGCCCCATTCTCGCTCGAGTGCTCCGCCGCTCTTGCCCACTCCTTCTGGAGGCTCAGGTCGCCCCCGTTCACATTGTGACTACTGCAACATTGATGGTCATATTGAGTCCCAGTGCTACACAAAGCGGAAACACCTGCGCAAGGCGCGCTCATCCTCCTCAGGGACTTCGTCATCTCCCTCGACAGCTTCAGCCATTGCTTTGACTGAGCAGGATATTCTGAGACTTAAGCGTCTGCTCGCGGCCTCAGGTTCTTCCTCGACGGGTACTGCTGGTTCTGTGACTGATGCTTCCCGCACTGAGCACCCGCCctctacacagtcag gatcgtcgcacgcacactctggttggggctggccctcgccgccgtga